A part of Myxococcus landrumus genomic DNA contains:
- a CDS encoding sigma-54-dependent transcriptional regulator encodes MSTHLLLVDDDRTFASLAATVLRHEGFRVTLAHSLHDARAALSRQAPEVVVLDRRLPDGDGIHFLPELRAQFPDTAVMMVTAHGDIASAVDAIKQGARDYLSKPVELDDLVLRARRAAADLQLHERLRQAESELGGRRRLLRPRAPAMVSALQMIERIATAPRSPVLITGETGAGKEVLARHLHNVQGGQGPFVHVNCAALPSSLVESELFGHERGAFTDARAARRGLVEVADGGILFLDEIGELPLSLQAKLLTFLDQGAFRRLGGTTELTSNARVVTATNRDLTREVAEGRFREDLYFRLSVFRVEIPPLRQRREDVLPLAESLLVELCAELGRRPVDFTPAARARLERYPFPGNVRELRNVLERALVLEPGPALELQALEPRGPPGPAAVDPDSFVVGGPPRALDDVERLYVKHVLGRLEGRRMEAAKVLGLSYPTFLRKLEES; translated from the coding sequence ATGAGCACCCATCTGCTGCTGGTGGACGACGACCGGACCTTCGCCTCGCTGGCGGCCACGGTGCTGCGGCACGAGGGCTTTCGCGTGACGCTGGCGCACTCGCTGCACGACGCCCGCGCGGCGCTGAGCCGGCAGGCCCCGGAGGTGGTCGTGTTGGATCGCCGCCTGCCGGATGGGGACGGCATCCACTTCCTGCCGGAGCTGCGCGCGCAGTTTCCGGACACCGCGGTGATGATGGTGACGGCGCACGGCGACATCGCCAGCGCGGTGGACGCCATCAAGCAGGGCGCGCGCGACTACCTGTCCAAGCCCGTGGAGCTCGACGACCTGGTCCTCCGCGCGCGCCGGGCCGCCGCGGACCTCCAGCTCCACGAGCGGCTGCGTCAGGCGGAGAGCGAGTTGGGAGGTCGGCGGCGCCTCTTGCGTCCGCGCGCGCCCGCCATGGTGTCCGCGCTGCAGATGATTGAGCGCATCGCCACCGCGCCGCGCAGTCCGGTGCTCATCACCGGCGAGACGGGGGCGGGCAAGGAGGTGCTCGCGAGGCACCTGCACAACGTGCAGGGAGGCCAGGGGCCCTTCGTCCACGTCAACTGCGCCGCGCTGCCATCCTCGTTGGTGGAGAGCGAGCTGTTCGGCCACGAGCGCGGCGCCTTCACGGATGCACGCGCGGCGCGACGCGGGCTGGTGGAGGTGGCCGACGGGGGCATCCTCTTCCTCGACGAGATTGGCGAACTGCCGCTGAGCCTCCAGGCCAAGCTGCTCACCTTCCTGGACCAGGGCGCCTTCCGGCGGCTGGGCGGGACGACGGAGCTGACGAGCAACGCGCGCGTGGTGACGGCCACCAACCGCGACCTCACGCGAGAGGTGGCCGAGGGCCGCTTCCGCGAGGACCTCTACTTCCGCCTCAGCGTCTTCCGCGTGGAGATTCCGCCCCTGCGTCAGCGGCGCGAGGACGTGCTGCCGCTGGCGGAGTCGCTGCTGGTGGAGTTGTGCGCGGAGCTGGGGCGCAGGCCCGTGGACTTCACCCCCGCCGCGAGGGCGCGCCTGGAGCGCTATCCCTTCCCAGGCAACGTGCGCGAGCTTCGCAACGTGCTGGAGCGCGCGCTGGTGCTCGAGCCAGGCCCCGCACTGGAGCTTCAAGCCCTGGAGCCGAGGGGCCCGCCGGGGCCCGCCGCCGTGGACCCGGATTCCTTCGTCGTCGGGGGACCTCCGCGCGCGCTGGACGACGTGGAGCGCCTGTACGTGAAGCACGTCCTGGGGCGCCTGGAGGGCCGGCGCATGGAGGCGGCCAAGGTGCTGGGCCTGTCGTACCCCACGTTCCTCCGCAAGCTCGAGGAGTCCTGA
- a CDS encoding porin, whose translation MRRLANAVLVLALSPTLALAQQSSPPAEEATPQAPTSDAPAADSPAPATTSEADAAPADADIDERMTIAEGKVAALEEQNTETKNDLLSLKKLKISGYVQGRYQYQQSLDDSGAGGFSKFSVRRGRLKTTYTTDWAQMMLQIDAVPAAPGVTVRDAEATLFIPGTQQQLSLTLGQMKWPFGYEAVQSSSDREMPERTRVIRAFLPDERDRGIKFAGNFLEGKVNVSVGLFDGDGIFNQGYIGSDNDKEKDFIGRAGFDLGWLSGGVSGWHGYSIAKAPSDTYRKAHTRDRLGLDAQVYLDVLPFGATSIKGEYIVGKGYWKSSGDVKVEQLGVPASGWYGLIVQNVGLTNAVAVRYDWFDPEHGKKNAAVDGRPASSNTVGTLGVSLLHYFGENLKVTAAYEMPMTAAPSGAQEPHDNLFTLQMQARY comes from the coding sequence ATGCGCCGACTTGCCAACGCCGTCCTCGTCCTCGCCCTGAGTCCCACCCTCGCGCTGGCGCAACAGTCGTCGCCCCCCGCCGAAGAGGCCACGCCCCAGGCACCCACCTCGGACGCTCCCGCCGCGGACAGCCCCGCGCCCGCGACGACCTCCGAAGCGGACGCCGCCCCCGCGGATGCGGATATCGACGAGCGGATGACCATCGCGGAGGGGAAGGTCGCCGCGCTCGAGGAGCAGAACACCGAGACGAAGAACGACCTGCTCTCGCTCAAGAAGCTGAAGATTTCGGGCTACGTCCAGGGGCGCTACCAGTACCAGCAGAGCCTGGATGACTCGGGCGCGGGCGGCTTCAGCAAGTTCAGCGTGCGCCGGGGCCGTCTCAAGACGACCTACACCACGGACTGGGCGCAGATGATGCTGCAAATCGACGCGGTGCCCGCGGCTCCGGGCGTCACCGTGCGCGACGCCGAGGCCACCCTCTTCATCCCCGGCACCCAGCAGCAGCTCTCCCTCACCCTGGGGCAGATGAAGTGGCCGTTCGGCTACGAAGCCGTCCAGTCCTCCAGCGACCGCGAGATGCCCGAGCGCACCCGCGTCATCCGTGCCTTCCTCCCGGACGAGAGAGACCGCGGCATCAAGTTCGCGGGCAACTTCCTGGAGGGCAAGGTGAACGTCAGCGTCGGACTCTTCGACGGCGACGGCATCTTCAACCAGGGCTACATCGGCTCCGACAACGACAAGGAGAAGGACTTCATCGGCCGCGCCGGCTTTGACCTGGGCTGGCTGTCCGGCGGCGTCTCCGGCTGGCACGGGTACTCCATCGCCAAGGCCCCGTCGGATACCTACCGCAAGGCCCACACGCGCGACCGGCTGGGCCTGGACGCGCAGGTGTACCTGGACGTGCTGCCCTTCGGCGCCACCTCCATCAAGGGCGAGTACATCGTCGGCAAGGGCTACTGGAAGAGCTCCGGCGACGTGAAGGTGGAGCAGCTCGGCGTGCCCGCAAGCGGCTGGTACGGCTTGATTGTCCAGAATGTGGGCCTGACGAACGCCGTGGCCGTCCGCTACGACTGGTTCGACCCGGAGCACGGGAAGAAGAACGCGGCCGTGGATGGCCGCCCCGCCTCCTCCAACACGGTGGGCACCCTGGGCGTGTCGCTCCTCCACTACTTCGGGGAGAACCTCAAGGTCACCGCCGCCTACGAGATGCCGATGACGGCCGCGCCCTCCGGTGCGCAGGAGCCGCACGACAACCTGTTCACGCTTCAGATGCAGGCCCGCTACTAG
- a CDS encoding hydroxymethylglutaryl-CoA reductase, degradative, with protein sequence MATEFVGPQGARGDASIQSVFSGFQCLSLEERRERMESGLGLDAQTLDGLTGVEGPRLESTLSTVENAVGLFSLPLGLGLPLKVNGRDYAVPMVVEDPSVIPALSFVAKLVGEAGGFVAEADPSLMIGQIQLTRYGPPSFAMARILEARTELLALANGMHPQLLEEGGGARDVEVRLLPAPEGPGMEPLLVVHVLVDTKEAMGAHLVNTMMEGIAPRIEQLTGGKVYLRILTHLSDRRLARARCSIPERALADFGLGGVEVAEGIVQASRFAQADPYRAATHNKGIMNGIDALALATGQDWRALEAGAHAFAARAGRYGPLSVWRREGGNLLGDIQLPLALGTVGDAQLTHPGVQAALRVLGHPTARELACIFVSVGLAQNLAAIRALGSAGNQRGHMALQARSVATSVGAPPEWVEAIAALLVQEGEVRVDRARQVLDRMRGGEGAPLEPPPHGARRQGEQV encoded by the coding sequence ATGGCAACGGAGTTCGTGGGTCCCCAGGGGGCTCGAGGGGACGCGTCAATCCAGTCTGTATTTTCCGGTTTCCAGTGCCTGTCGTTGGAGGAACGACGGGAGCGGATGGAGTCGGGACTGGGGTTGGACGCGCAGACACTCGATGGGCTCACAGGAGTTGAAGGACCGAGACTGGAGTCGACGTTGTCCACGGTGGAGAACGCCGTGGGCTTGTTCAGCCTTCCGCTGGGGTTGGGGCTCCCGCTGAAGGTCAATGGAAGGGACTACGCGGTCCCCATGGTGGTGGAGGACCCGTCTGTCATCCCGGCCCTCTCGTTTGTCGCGAAGCTGGTGGGCGAAGCGGGGGGCTTCGTCGCTGAAGCAGACCCTTCGCTGATGATTGGTCAAATCCAGCTCACCCGCTACGGGCCGCCCAGCTTCGCCATGGCACGCATCCTGGAAGCACGCACGGAGCTGCTGGCGCTGGCCAACGGGATGCACCCTCAGTTGCTGGAAGAGGGAGGTGGGGCGCGCGACGTGGAAGTGCGCCTGCTGCCCGCGCCGGAGGGGCCTGGCATGGAGCCGCTCCTGGTGGTGCATGTGCTCGTCGACACGAAGGAGGCGATGGGGGCCCACCTGGTGAACACGATGATGGAGGGCATCGCGCCCCGCATCGAACAGCTCACCGGCGGCAAGGTCTACCTGCGCATCCTCACGCACCTGTCGGACCGGCGGCTGGCCCGGGCCCGATGTTCCATTCCAGAGCGTGCGCTGGCGGACTTCGGCCTCGGGGGTGTGGAGGTGGCGGAGGGCATCGTCCAGGCGAGCCGCTTCGCGCAGGCGGACCCCTACCGCGCGGCCACGCACAACAAGGGCATCATGAATGGCATCGATGCGCTGGCGCTGGCCACGGGGCAGGACTGGCGCGCGCTCGAGGCGGGAGCACACGCCTTCGCGGCCCGCGCGGGGCGCTATGGACCTTTGTCCGTGTGGCGGCGGGAAGGCGGCAATCTGCTGGGCGACATCCAGCTCCCGCTGGCGCTCGGCACGGTGGGGGATGCCCAGCTGACACATCCCGGTGTCCAGGCGGCGCTCCGGGTGTTGGGGCATCCGACGGCGCGGGAGCTGGCGTGCATCTTCGTCTCGGTGGGACTCGCGCAGAACCTGGCGGCGATTCGCGCGCTGGGCTCGGCGGGCAACCAGCGTGGACACATGGCGCTGCAGGCGCGCTCGGTGGCGACGAGCGTGGGGGCGCCTCCGGAGTGGGTGGAGGCCATCGCCGCGCTGCTGGTGCAGGAAGGCGAGGTGAGGGTGGACCGGGCGCGGCAGGTGCTCGACCGGATGCGAGGCGGAGAGGGTGCTCCGCTGGAGCCACCCCCTCACGGTGCCCGGCGGCAGGGGGAGCAGGTCTGA
- a CDS encoding response regulator: protein MAHVLIVDDEPDLAQLIDFNLRDAGFSTQLAATGETALASAREHPPELVLLDLMLPDMSGIDVCRQLRAQAASREILIVMLTAKSEESDRIRGFEVGADDYVVKPFSVRELVLRLKAILRRGGVPQSSQAAPLALGALKLDLTAHRFYVEEKEVPLTALEFRLLGHLMTRMGRVQTREQLLEEVWGLSSSLETRTIDTHVMRLRDKLGPARALLETVRGVGYRIVEPSP from the coding sequence ATGGCCCATGTCCTCATCGTCGACGACGAACCCGATCTCGCCCAGCTCATCGACTTCAACCTGCGCGACGCCGGCTTCTCCACGCAGTTGGCGGCCACGGGAGAAACGGCGCTCGCCTCCGCGCGCGAGCACCCTCCCGAGCTCGTCCTCCTGGACTTGATGCTCCCCGACATGTCCGGCATCGACGTCTGCCGGCAGCTGCGCGCCCAGGCCGCGTCGCGCGAAATCCTCATCGTCATGCTCACCGCCAAGAGCGAGGAGTCCGACCGCATCCGCGGCTTCGAGGTCGGCGCGGACGACTACGTCGTCAAGCCCTTCAGCGTGCGGGAGCTGGTGCTGCGCCTCAAGGCCATCCTCCGGCGAGGCGGCGTGCCCCAGTCCTCCCAGGCCGCGCCCCTCGCCCTGGGCGCCCTCAAACTGGACCTCACCGCGCACCGCTTCTACGTTGAGGAGAAGGAAGTCCCCCTCACCGCGCTGGAGTTCCGTCTCTTGGGCCACCTCATGACCCGCATGGGCCGGGTGCAGACGCGCGAGCAGCTCCTCGAAGAGGTCTGGGGCCTGTCTTCATCCCTGGAGACGCGGACCATCGACACGCACGTCATGCGCCTGCGCGACAAGCTCGGGCCCGCCCGGGCGCTGCTCGAGACGGTGCGCGGGGTGGGATACCGCATCGTCGAACCGTCCCCCTGA
- the pstC gene encoding phosphate ABC transporter permease subunit PstC, producing the protein MEQGLSQPLVAPSLSPAARRRQLREKVIAGLITLMAFTGIAALILIIIFVAKEALGLFMDAEARHEASLSKMFLAQDVPVGRPAFRWQPVSKVPKVSMIPLFVGTLKTTVVSMMVAVPLGVFGALFAAEFAPRRLRELLKPVIELLAGIPSVVLGFFALMVMSTVVKDVFHFDRPLNAMLAGLGLALAIVPVIFTVSEDALTAVPRSYREASLALGATPWETAWKVVLPAAAPGILAACVLGFGRAIGETMIVLMASGNADVISWSLGDSARSLSATIAAEMGEVVVGSPHYSLLFFIGVQLFLFTFVLNMLASTWTRRVVRKLTGGAA; encoded by the coding sequence ATGGAGCAGGGTCTCAGTCAGCCACTCGTCGCGCCCTCGTTGTCGCCGGCCGCGCGGAGGCGGCAGCTTCGGGAGAAGGTCATCGCGGGGCTCATCACCCTCATGGCCTTCACCGGCATCGCGGCGCTCATCCTCATCATCATCTTCGTGGCCAAGGAAGCCCTCGGCCTCTTCATGGATGCCGAGGCCCGCCACGAGGCCAGCCTCTCCAAGATGTTCCTGGCGCAGGACGTGCCCGTGGGCCGCCCGGCCTTCCGCTGGCAGCCCGTCTCCAAGGTGCCCAAGGTCAGCATGATTCCGCTGTTCGTGGGCACCTTGAAGACCACCGTCGTCTCCATGATGGTGGCGGTGCCCCTGGGCGTGTTCGGCGCGCTCTTCGCCGCGGAGTTCGCGCCCCGCAGGCTGCGCGAGTTGCTCAAGCCCGTCATCGAGCTGCTCGCGGGCATCCCCTCCGTCGTCCTGGGCTTCTTCGCGCTGATGGTGATGTCCACGGTGGTCAAGGACGTCTTCCACTTCGACCGGCCGCTCAACGCGATGCTGGCGGGCCTGGGACTGGCGCTCGCCATCGTCCCCGTCATCTTCACCGTGTCCGAGGACGCGCTCACCGCGGTGCCTCGCAGCTACCGCGAGGCGTCGCTCGCGCTGGGCGCCACGCCCTGGGAGACCGCGTGGAAGGTGGTCCTCCCCGCCGCGGCCCCCGGCATCCTCGCCGCGTGTGTGCTGGGCTTCGGGCGCGCCATCGGCGAGACGATGATTGTCCTCATGGCCTCCGGCAACGCGGACGTCATCTCCTGGAGCCTGGGGGATTCGGCGCGCTCGCTGTCGGCGACCATCGCCGCGGAGATGGGTGAGGTGGTGGTGGGCAGTCCGCACTACTCGCTCTTGTTCTTCATCGGCGTGCAGCTCTTCCTCTTCACCTTCGTGCTCAACATGCTGGCCTCCACCTGGACCCGGCGCGTCGTCCGCAAGCTCACCGGAGGTGCCGCGTGA
- a CDS encoding sensor histidine kinase — MSTSDSPPPPPTSPPPRTLPVPTLTPTPGQLAHAQRRGGRSALLGLGLVGVVALTSPVLGYLEDVGNAREELLGHLSNQARVQADALGVHLLLLEAELARVAEHPMLLPEDGASPAERALLDSAFYHSSLFSEGVALLGPRGERVWSDPPGMSLGVVPITSRPWFQRMLQRKTPTIDLLEGEGGPLVVAVPLVKEGQIKGVLLGEVRTEALPTRSTEETALFLMDARGRLLLPATSRGYQEGFAESLRPLARAPGPLMMGGTRMMGAAAWVGRSELLLVVLEEEETATAGLRSRFLRQLAFHIALLTCTLGLFLVLLRHSYRSLLEAEERLRRQETMAALGTAAALIAHEVKNALNGIQAALSVLRKTPAGSELPVRGLRSQVERLGHLARSLLSFGAPRAALRRNCEMRLLVEDALQAVRMLPESEEVELRTSLEENLTVQGDAALLVSAIDNLVRNAVEAGAVAKDTGLRPAPWVVVNLSREGTDAVLVVEDNAGGVDPRLEPRLWEPFATGRAKGVGLGLPMARTSVEAHGGSLTYTRRPLGSLFTLRLPLESTS, encoded by the coding sequence GTGAGCACCTCGGACTCTCCACCACCACCGCCCACTTCGCCTCCACCGCGCACGCTGCCAGTGCCCACGCTGACGCCCACACCGGGGCAGCTGGCGCACGCCCAGCGTCGCGGTGGCCGCTCGGCGCTCCTGGGGCTGGGGTTGGTGGGCGTGGTGGCGCTCACCAGCCCCGTGCTCGGCTACCTGGAGGACGTGGGCAACGCGCGCGAGGAGCTGCTGGGGCACCTGTCGAACCAGGCCCGCGTGCAGGCGGACGCGCTGGGCGTGCACCTGCTCTTGCTGGAGGCGGAGCTGGCGCGTGTCGCGGAGCACCCCATGTTGCTCCCGGAGGACGGGGCCTCTCCCGCGGAGCGGGCCCTGCTCGACAGCGCCTTCTACCACTCGTCGCTCTTCTCCGAGGGCGTGGCGCTCCTGGGCCCGCGGGGCGAGCGCGTGTGGAGCGACCCGCCGGGCATGTCGCTGGGCGTGGTGCCCATCACCAGCCGCCCGTGGTTCCAGCGCATGTTGCAGCGCAAGACGCCGACCATCGACCTGCTCGAAGGGGAGGGCGGGCCGCTCGTCGTGGCCGTGCCCCTGGTGAAGGAAGGTCAAATCAAGGGCGTGCTGCTGGGCGAGGTGCGCACGGAGGCGTTGCCCACGCGCTCCACCGAGGAGACCGCGCTGTTCCTGATGGACGCTCGCGGTCGTCTGCTGTTGCCCGCGACGTCCCGGGGATACCAGGAGGGCTTCGCGGAGTCGCTGCGCCCGCTGGCGCGTGCGCCGGGGCCCTTGATGATGGGCGGCACGCGGATGATGGGCGCGGCGGCCTGGGTGGGGCGGAGCGAGCTGCTGCTCGTGGTGCTGGAGGAGGAGGAGACCGCCACGGCGGGCCTTCGCTCGCGCTTCCTGCGGCAGCTCGCCTTCCACATCGCGCTGCTCACCTGCACCCTGGGCTTGTTCCTGGTGCTGTTGCGTCACTCATACCGCTCGCTGCTGGAGGCGGAGGAGCGGCTGCGCAGGCAGGAGACGATGGCCGCGCTGGGCACCGCCGCGGCGCTCATCGCCCACGAGGTGAAGAACGCGCTCAACGGCATCCAGGCCGCGCTGTCCGTGTTGAGGAAGACGCCCGCGGGCAGCGAGCTGCCGGTGCGGGGACTGCGCTCGCAGGTGGAGCGCCTGGGACATCTGGCGCGCTCGCTGCTGTCGTTCGGCGCGCCTCGTGCCGCGCTGCGCCGCAACTGTGAGATGCGCCTGTTGGTGGAGGACGCGCTCCAGGCGGTGCGCATGCTGCCCGAGTCGGAGGAGGTGGAGCTGCGCACGTCGCTGGAGGAGAATCTCACCGTGCAGGGGGACGCGGCGCTGCTGGTGTCCGCCATCGACAACCTGGTGCGCAACGCGGTGGAGGCGGGCGCGGTGGCCAAGGACACGGGCCTGCGGCCCGCGCCGTGGGTGGTGGTGAACCTGTCGAGGGAAGGAACGGACGCGGTGCTGGTGGTGGAGGACAACGCGGGCGGGGTGGACCCGAGGCTCGAGCCTCGGTTGTGGGAGCCTTTCGCGACGGGACGCGCGAAGGGCGTGGGCCTGGGTTTGCCCATGGCGCGCACGTCGGTGGAGGCTCACGGTGGGAGCCTGACCTATACGCGCCGTCCCCTGGGCAGTCTCTTCACGCTGCGCCTACCCCTGGAGTCCACTTCATGA
- a CDS encoding phosphate ABC transporter substrate-binding protein: MKAFLGTIVAGLLLALPLSAQAGNVTVKGSDTMVILGQRWAEEFMKKTPGTKVQVTGGGSGVGLAALQNGTTEIAMSSREMKDAEKTKLRTRYNTTGVEIPVAKDGVTFYVSESNPVNALTVEQLRGIYVGDITNWKQVGGPDAPIIIYSRENSSGTYVFVKDHVLDGEDYVASAQTLPGTAAVVNAVSKEKNSIGYGGAAYAKGIKELKIKKGNEEVAPSAENIKTGKYPLSRDLYFYLRNKPSGEAKTFIDFALSPEGQAVVTKVGYFPVK; encoded by the coding sequence ATGAAGGCATTCCTCGGTACCATCGTCGCGGGCCTGCTGCTCGCCCTCCCGCTCTCCGCTCAAGCCGGCAACGTCACCGTGAAGGGCTCGGACACCATGGTCATCCTCGGCCAGCGGTGGGCCGAGGAGTTCATGAAGAAGACACCGGGCACCAAGGTGCAGGTGACGGGCGGAGGCTCCGGTGTGGGTCTTGCCGCGCTCCAGAACGGCACCACCGAAATCGCCATGTCCAGCCGCGAGATGAAGGACGCGGAGAAGACCAAGCTGCGCACCCGCTACAACACCACGGGCGTGGAGATTCCCGTGGCCAAGGACGGCGTCACCTTCTACGTCAGCGAGAGCAACCCGGTGAATGCCCTCACCGTGGAGCAGCTGCGCGGCATCTACGTCGGGGACATCACCAACTGGAAGCAGGTGGGCGGCCCGGACGCGCCCATCATCATCTACTCCCGCGAGAACTCCTCCGGCACCTACGTCTTCGTGAAGGACCACGTGCTGGACGGCGAGGACTACGTCGCCTCCGCCCAGACGCTGCCCGGCACCGCCGCGGTGGTGAACGCCGTCTCCAAGGAGAAGAACAGCATCGGCTACGGCGGCGCCGCGTACGCCAAGGGCATCAAGGAGCTCAAAATCAAGAAGGGCAACGAAGAGGTCGCCCCCTCGGCCGAGAACATCAAGACGGGCAAGTACCCGCTGTCGCGCGACCTCTACTTCTACCTGCGCAACAAGCCCTCGGGGGAGGCCAAGACGTTCATCGACTTCGCGCTTTCGCCGGAAGGCCAGGCCGTGGTCACCAAGGTCGGATACTTCCCGGTGAAGTAG